The following are encoded in a window of Telmatobacter sp. DSM 110680 genomic DNA:
- a CDS encoding DUF692 domain-containing protein, with translation MSGNRFNAFQNHGVGIGLRIPHYQHIFSRKPVVDWFEIISENFMIDGGRPLAMLDQILERYRVVQHGVSMYFGSVTEPDPEHLKRLKTLVRRTGTPWLSDHLCWGSVDGTYTHDLLPLPYTWEAVARTADRVRMVQDYLEIPVAVENVSSYAAFTDSQMTEWEFLNEVVERADCGILLDVNNIYVSSVNHEFDPMDYVIAVPAHRVAQIHIAGHSKYEKYILDTHDHPVIDPVWDLYARAIERCGPTPTLLEWDDHIPSFDEVHSEALKANRYLKMYSDSSSSVVQASLEGELLEPAQ, from the coding sequence ATGTCTGGTAATCGTTTCAATGCTTTTCAAAACCACGGCGTCGGGATCGGTCTCAGGATTCCGCACTACCAACACATTTTTTCGCGCAAGCCCGTGGTCGACTGGTTTGAAATCATTTCTGAGAATTTCATGATCGATGGTGGCCGCCCACTGGCCATGCTCGATCAGATTCTCGAACGCTATCGCGTGGTGCAACATGGCGTCTCTATGTACTTCGGATCGGTGACCGAACCCGATCCAGAACATCTCAAAAGGCTCAAGACGCTGGTGCGACGCACCGGCACTCCCTGGCTCAGCGATCACCTTTGCTGGGGCTCCGTCGATGGTACCTACACGCACGACCTCTTACCGCTGCCGTATACATGGGAGGCGGTGGCGCGCACCGCTGATCGAGTTCGTATGGTGCAGGACTATCTCGAGATTCCGGTTGCCGTGGAAAATGTGAGTTCCTACGCAGCGTTTACCGATTCACAAATGACCGAGTGGGAATTCCTCAATGAAGTAGTTGAGCGCGCCGACTGTGGCATCCTGCTTGACGTAAACAATATCTACGTTTCGTCAGTGAATCACGAATTCGATCCAATGGACTACGTAATTGCTGTGCCGGCGCATCGCGTGGCCCAGATTCACATCGCCGGTCACTCGAAATACGAGAAATACATTCTCGATACTCACGATCATCCCGTCATCGATCCCGTGTGGGATCTATACGCACGTGCTATCGAGCGTTGTGGACCGACTCCCACGCTGCTGGAATGGGACGACCATATCCCCAGTTTCGATGAGGTTCACTCTGAAGCCTTAAAGGCTAATCGATATCTGAAGATGTATTCCGACTCCTCCTCAAGCGTCGTGCAGGCGTCCTTGGAAGGGGAACTGCTGGAGCCGGCGCAATGA
- a CDS encoding ABC transporter ATP-binding protein has translation MTNPQLELRSVTKHYDDGRVEALRGVDMIVDSGEFVTISGPSGSGKSTILHLLGGLDTPTTGTVLFQNSPLGGASDTDLYRSRHIGFIFQAFHLMPTLSALENVQVPMMAVKGANHHAERAESLLRGVGMQDRLHHFPNELSAGERQRVAIARALANSPSILLADEPTGNLDTENSARIMRILTGIQEERGMTLIVVTHENDIANSAPRHIRIRDGRIE, from the coding sequence ATGACTAATCCGCAACTCGAATTGCGCTCGGTCACGAAGCATTACGATGATGGGCGTGTTGAAGCGTTGCGTGGCGTGGACATGATCGTAGACTCAGGAGAATTCGTCACGATCAGCGGGCCCAGCGGAAGCGGCAAATCGACGATCCTGCATTTATTGGGAGGACTTGACACGCCGACAACGGGCACGGTCCTGTTTCAGAATTCGCCTCTCGGTGGCGCATCGGACACAGATCTGTACCGTTCCCGGCATATTGGATTCATATTTCAGGCGTTTCATCTGATGCCGACACTGAGCGCGCTGGAGAACGTGCAGGTGCCCATGATGGCTGTCAAAGGAGCCAACCACCATGCGGAGCGCGCCGAGTCGCTGCTACGCGGAGTTGGGATGCAAGACCGGCTGCATCATTTTCCCAACGAACTCTCCGCCGGCGAACGGCAACGCGTTGCGATTGCACGGGCACTCGCAAACTCTCCCAGCATCCTGCTTGCTGACGAGCCAACCGGGAATCTTGATACAGAGAATTCCGCGCGCATCATGAGGATTCTTACCGGCATCCAGGAAGAACGCGGGATGACCTTGATTGTCGTGACCCACGAGAACGACATCGCCAATTCCGCGCCCCGACACATTCGCATCCGCGACGGCAGGATCGAATGA
- a CDS encoding zf-HC2 domain-containing protein produces MRIDCNHVWEHISAYIDNDVDPAVRADIDRHLETCEICSAVLDSTRNVVILMADNRVFELPAGFSDRLHAHIDREIQS; encoded by the coding sequence ATGAGAATCGACTGCAATCACGTATGGGAGCACATTTCCGCCTACATCGACAACGACGTGGACCCGGCTGTGCGCGCCGACATTGATCGCCATCTTGAGACTTGCGAAATCTGTTCCGCTGTCCTCGACTCCACGCGGAACGTGGTTATCCTGATGGCCGATAACCGGGTGTTTGAGCTTCCGGCGGGCTTCAGCGATCGGCTCCATGCGCACATCGACAGAGAGATTCAGTCATAA
- a CDS encoding glycosyltransferase, which produces MRIAYVLTSLGRGGAERQVIALSERMASRGHHVFLLVLKPVETHKWPTSIKVIRVDMRKSLRGVCSGLARAHRELRSFRPDIVHSHTFPANMAARILHIFGSAPAVLSTIHNIYEGRWWRATLYGLTDRLCMHTTAVSDAVAERQIKIGAVPRHKCSVVTNGIDSDSFKPSTACSAEVRAQLNAADSFVWLAAGRLTPAKDYPNLLRAFTLLRFEFPSAQLWIAGQGTALEEKRLQGLAESTGNSPHLRWLGLRDDMPALLNAADAFVLSSAWEGMPLVVGEAMAAGKPVVATEVGGVAQLVGDAGVLVPSKSSKALAQAMSGVMRMTEEQRQAIGDAARARIRHHFDMNAKADEWEDLYFRLVPACR; this is translated from the coding sequence ATGCGCATCGCCTACGTGCTAACTTCACTCGGCAGAGGCGGCGCAGAACGTCAGGTGATTGCCCTCTCGGAACGAATGGCGAGTCGAGGCCATCATGTCTTTCTGCTTGTGCTCAAGCCGGTTGAGACGCACAAGTGGCCCACTTCGATAAAAGTCATTCGAGTTGATATGCGAAAGTCTCTGCGGGGAGTGTGCTCCGGACTCGCCCGCGCGCATCGTGAGCTTCGCAGCTTTCGTCCAGACATTGTTCATAGCCATACCTTCCCGGCGAATATGGCTGCGCGCATACTTCACATCTTCGGTTCTGCCCCTGCGGTGCTTTCCACGATTCATAACATCTACGAGGGTAGGTGGTGGCGGGCAACTCTCTATGGCCTCACCGACCGCCTGTGCATGCACACAACCGCAGTGAGTGATGCGGTCGCCGAGCGCCAGATCAAAATCGGCGCTGTACCGAGGCACAAGTGCTCAGTCGTCACGAATGGAATCGACAGCGACAGTTTCAAGCCGTCCACAGCCTGTAGCGCTGAGGTACGCGCGCAGTTGAATGCGGCAGACAGTTTCGTATGGCTCGCCGCCGGCCGCCTCACGCCAGCAAAGGATTATCCAAATCTTTTGCGAGCCTTCACATTGCTGCGTTTTGAATTTCCTTCCGCTCAACTGTGGATCGCCGGACAGGGAACTGCGCTCGAAGAGAAACGCCTCCAGGGCCTTGCGGAATCAACGGGCAATTCTCCGCACCTGCGTTGGCTGGGATTGCGCGATGACATGCCCGCTCTGTTGAATGCCGCAGACGCCTTTGTGTTGAGTTCGGCTTGGGAAGGCATGCCGCTCGTTGTCGGGGAGGCCATGGCCGCCGGGAAGCCGGTTGTAGCAACTGAAGTCGGTGGCGTTGCTCAACTAGTCGGCGATGCGGGCGTGCTGGTTCCGTCGAAAAGCTCGAAGGCGCTGGCCCAGGCCATGTCTGGTGTAATGCGGATGACCGAAGAGCAGCGCCAAGCAATCGGCGATGCTGCGCGAGCGCGAATTCGCCATCACTTCGACATGAACGCAAAAGCCGATGAGTGGGAAGATCTCTACTTTCGGCTAGTTCCTGCTTGTCGATAA
- a CDS encoding DNA-binding domain-containing protein has product MNAMTLAQLQREMASAVMMPLTPDEEMGRESPDGRPMDQVAATFIAPNSKLSPFERLEIYNRQYWFRVLGALAEDFPALRSVIGARSFEAMSVAYLSEHPSRSFSLRNLGSHLAEWLSKNPHFAGRRARLAHDVARMEWAFVEAFDGAERDPLTLEQISTLDGSSKLGLQPHLQLVALEFPVDDLVLKLHKHEKRQTSEAGVKHEDDGEAPAKLPPLRPRPTWLAAHRVDFSVYYLGLKRGEFQTLAAIRSGMPLAQAIEIGITSSRVPSAKRPQLVRQLFTNWSELGWICAPDIEDLHA; this is encoded by the coding sequence ATGAATGCCATGACCCTCGCACAGTTGCAGCGTGAGATGGCAAGTGCCGTCATGATGCCCCTCACTCCAGATGAAGAGATGGGGCGCGAATCACCCGACGGTCGCCCGATGGATCAGGTGGCCGCCACTTTTATCGCACCCAACAGTAAACTGTCACCCTTTGAACGCCTTGAGATTTACAACCGCCAATACTGGTTCCGCGTGCTTGGAGCCTTGGCAGAAGATTTCCCGGCACTGCGTTCCGTTATTGGCGCACGCTCTTTCGAAGCGATGTCAGTTGCCTATCTGAGCGAACATCCCAGCCGCTCATTTTCACTTCGTAATCTTGGATCGCATCTGGCAGAGTGGCTCAGCAAGAACCCGCATTTCGCCGGTCGTCGCGCCCGCCTCGCGCATGATGTTGCCCGTATGGAGTGGGCCTTTGTCGAAGCATTCGACGGCGCGGAGCGCGATCCACTGACTCTTGAACAGATCTCCACTCTCGATGGGTCTTCGAAGTTGGGGTTACAGCCGCATCTACAACTGGTGGCGCTCGAATTTCCGGTAGATGATCTGGTTCTGAAACTGCATAAACACGAGAAGCGCCAAACCAGCGAAGCCGGCGTCAAGCATGAGGATGATGGAGAGGCTCCTGCAAAGCTACCGCCTTTGCGTCCCAGGCCTACTTGGCTGGCTGCGCACCGCGTTGATTTTTCGGTCTATTATCTAGGCCTGAAGCGCGGTGAATTTCAGACTCTTGCTGCAATCCGCTCGGGCATGCCGCTGGCGCAGGCGATTGAGATTGGCATTACCAGTTCACGCGTTCCCAGCGCCAAGCGACCGCAACTTGTTCGGCAATTGTTCACAAACTGGTCGGAACTTGGTTGGATCTGCGCTCCAGACATCGAAGACCTGCACGCGTGA
- a CDS encoding DUF2071 domain-containing protein, whose translation MTIAQQRTFLTAEWKNLLMLNYAVDPELLAEFVPAGTVLDQFAGKTYVSLIGFEFNETRILGRAIPFHQSFEEVNLRFYVRRGERRGVVFIRELVPKFAVAAIARLAYGERYSSVPMSHRVERSENGTIAEFSWGSGSDRCTISAETSADEYLPAEGSLAQFITEHYWGYAAQGEGGTKEYQVEHPQWKVSNATTAQFRGPAERYYGARFAKVLANPPDSAFLAEGSAVTVFKGSRIF comes from the coding sequence ATGACAATCGCTCAGCAGCGCACGTTTCTCACGGCTGAATGGAAAAATCTGCTGATGCTGAACTACGCCGTCGATCCTGAATTGCTGGCGGAATTTGTGCCCGCCGGTACGGTGCTTGATCAGTTTGCCGGCAAGACGTATGTGAGCCTCATCGGTTTCGAATTCAACGAGACACGGATTCTCGGGCGCGCCATCCCATTTCATCAGTCTTTTGAAGAAGTGAATTTGCGATTTTATGTGCGGCGCGGTGAGAGGAGAGGAGTGGTGTTCATTCGCGAATTGGTGCCGAAATTCGCGGTTGCTGCCATCGCCAGGCTCGCCTATGGCGAACGCTATTCTTCGGTGCCCATGTCTCATCGCGTTGAGCGCAGCGAAAACGGCACGATTGCGGAGTTCTCCTGGGGATCAGGATCGGATCGATGCACCATATCCGCAGAGACTTCCGCGGACGAGTATCTTCCAGCGGAAGGCTCACTGGCGCAATTCATCACCGAACACTACTGGGGCTATGCGGCGCAGGGTGAAGGCGGGACGAAGGAATATCAAGTCGAGCATCCGCAGTGGAAAGTGAGCAACGCTACAACCGCGCAATTTAGGGGACCTGCGGAGAGATATTACGGTGCGCGATTTGCAAAGGTTTTGGCCAATCCTCCTGATTCAGCATTCCTCGCGGAAGGTTCCGCTGTGACCGTATTTAAGGGCTCTCGAATTTTCTGA
- a CDS encoding zinc-ribbon domain containing protein: MAGDIQLTCSDCGQDFTFTAADQAFFQERGYSTPKRCKPCRMAKKSEQGGGGSGYRPAPSHGTPVICSGCGQPTTVPFEPRGDRPVFCRDCYQARKGSSSGARSGRY; this comes from the coding sequence ATGGCCGGAGATATTCAACTTACGTGCAGTGACTGTGGACAGGATTTTACGTTCACCGCTGCGGATCAGGCGTTCTTCCAGGAACGCGGTTATTCGACCCCCAAACGCTGCAAGCCTTGCCGCATGGCAAAGAAGAGCGAACAAGGTGGGGGAGGCTCCGGGTATCGTCCGGCTCCATCCCATGGAACACCTGTCATCTGCTCCGGCTGTGGCCAGCCCACGACTGTTCCATTTGAACCACGCGGCGATCGTCCGGTCTTCTGCCGTGACTGCTACCAGGCTCGTAAAGGCAGCAGCAGCGGCGCACGCTCGGGACGCTATTAG
- a CDS encoding carboxypeptidase regulatory-like domain-containing protein, producing MHLRLHCIIHFLIAFALGIASLAAHGQTATSATATTIHGHIADQTGALIPGAKVTITTADGKIAGTATADASGAYSIGGLTTGSYILKAEYQGFAPFQSQPIAVAAGQIKRVDIAMAIEVEQQNITVTDDSPQVNVEAGGNANSLVLKDKDLDALSDDPDELSNELSALAGPSAGPNGGQIYIDGFSGGQLPPKSAIREIRINQNPFSAEFDRLGYGRIEILTKPGTDKLHGQFFIQGNDKSFNTGNPFTTTVPSYYSYQFNGTVNGAISKTSSFFVSAEQRNTENVNSWRIYDAILNQGSGFVDVPQYPVSLLNRRIRDNASARIDWQLGAKNTFTVRYGFWSESEHGDLNNLSLPTASTHESNTDHTVQMSDAYVINDHAVNETRFQFERQNENHYPDSTARTIGVQGDFTGGGYSGQVYRDHATRLEFWNITTLSHGTHAIKFGTRMRDGRDANFTDSNFNGSFSFASSSDYLNMANGLAAGIPYNQLVSEGFGPTSASYTTGGQSSLANVFDVALFAQDDWKVNPRLTVSGGVRWEAQNHISDHNDWAPRVSMAYALDGGKNKKTKTVFRAGYGIFYDRLDVRSLITVNRYNIQNQVVYNNPVCSSSSTSGGQATTLDQIDLSTCSNSNEAVASTVPVKYEVAPQFHSPYTGQAGASLERQISAGTSATVTYLHSFGVHQLVTRNANQALGGTPQTDSGGYLYEYFPEAVFKENQMIASVNARVTKNLNFVGFYTLAFANSDSAGTSGNASNAYDLLQDYGPAGFVSRNMLFAMGNYNGPWKLRFNPFMMAQSGKPYNITLPTDPLNNFYNQRPSYATASTPLANQVVTSFGTLDVAPLPGEKLIPVNLGNGPAAFSFNLRVSRAIGVGPKTEGGSSANGMGGGPPDGGGGGRRGGPPGGGLGPGGLGGGGGRGGPGGMFGPTATGRKYSLNFSVQALNLFNNIDYGQPTGTIIPTPDPSTGVNGPGNQFGHSTSLAGGMFSSGSAARRVFAQVVFSF from the coding sequence GTGCATCTACGACTTCATTGCATCATTCATTTTTTAATTGCGTTTGCGCTTGGTATTGCAAGTCTCGCAGCGCACGGCCAAACGGCCACTTCCGCCACCGCGACGACTATTCACGGCCATATCGCGGACCAGACGGGGGCGCTGATTCCCGGAGCGAAGGTCACGATCACCACTGCCGACGGCAAGATTGCAGGCACGGCAACGGCGGATGCGAGTGGAGCTTACTCTATAGGCGGCCTCACAACGGGGAGCTACATACTCAAGGCCGAATATCAAGGCTTCGCACCATTTCAATCGCAGCCAATTGCGGTTGCAGCCGGACAGATCAAGCGCGTCGATATCGCAATGGCGATCGAGGTAGAGCAACAAAACATTACGGTGACCGATGATTCGCCACAGGTGAACGTCGAAGCCGGTGGAAATGCCAATTCACTAGTGTTGAAGGACAAGGACCTGGATGCGCTGTCAGACGATCCTGACGAATTATCGAACGAACTCTCGGCACTCGCCGGTCCATCAGCCGGCCCGAATGGTGGGCAGATATATATCGATGGATTCAGCGGCGGACAGCTTCCTCCGAAGTCGGCGATCCGCGAAATCCGCATCAACCAGAATCCGTTCTCTGCGGAATTTGACAGGCTCGGTTATGGACGCATTGAAATTCTAACGAAGCCGGGAACGGACAAGTTGCATGGGCAATTCTTCATCCAGGGGAACGACAAGAGCTTCAATACAGGTAATCCATTCACGACAACAGTTCCTTCGTATTACAGCTACCAGTTCAATGGGACGGTGAACGGAGCGATCTCTAAGACATCTTCGTTTTTCGTGAGTGCGGAGCAACGCAACACTGAAAACGTAAATTCATGGAGGATCTACGACGCCATCCTGAATCAAGGCTCGGGGTTTGTAGACGTTCCCCAATACCCTGTCAGCCTGCTAAACCGGCGCATTCGCGACAATGCTTCGGCCCGCATCGATTGGCAGCTAGGCGCGAAGAATACATTCACGGTGCGCTATGGATTCTGGTCCGAGTCGGAACATGGCGACTTGAACAACCTCTCTCTGCCTACGGCCTCAACGCACGAGTCGAATACAGATCATACGGTGCAGATGAGCGATGCCTATGTGATTAACGACCACGCGGTGAACGAGACCCGTTTTCAATTTGAACGGCAGAACGAGAATCACTATCCAGACTCCACGGCGCGCACAATCGGGGTGCAAGGCGACTTTACCGGTGGCGGCTATTCAGGACAGGTGTACCGCGATCATGCCACCAGGCTCGAGTTCTGGAACATTACGACCCTGAGTCACGGCACGCACGCCATCAAGTTTGGAACCCGCATGCGGGACGGACGCGACGCTAATTTTACCGACTCGAACTTTAATGGCAGCTTCTCATTTGCAAGTTCTAGCGATTACTTGAATATGGCCAACGGGCTTGCGGCCGGCATTCCCTATAACCAGTTAGTAAGCGAAGGTTTCGGTCCAACATCGGCCAGCTATACAACCGGGGGACAGTCTTCGCTGGCGAATGTGTTCGATGTTGCCCTGTTTGCACAGGATGATTGGAAAGTTAACCCGCGCCTGACTGTTTCCGGCGGAGTTCGTTGGGAAGCTCAAAATCACATCTCGGATCACAACGATTGGGCGCCACGAGTTTCGATGGCCTACGCGCTGGATGGCGGCAAAAACAAGAAGACCAAGACCGTGTTTCGCGCTGGTTACGGAATCTTCTACGACCGGTTGGATGTTCGCAGTCTCATCACCGTAAATCGCTACAACATTCAAAATCAGGTGGTATACAACAATCCGGTTTGCAGTTCGTCTTCGACTTCCGGTGGGCAGGCAACAACGCTTGATCAGATTGACTTGAGCACCTGCTCCAATAGCAATGAGGCTGTAGCATCCACGGTGCCAGTGAAGTATGAAGTTGCACCGCAGTTTCACTCGCCTTATACGGGGCAGGCTGGAGCAAGCCTGGAACGCCAAATCTCTGCGGGAACAAGTGCGACGGTGACATATCTCCACTCGTTTGGCGTGCACCAGTTAGTAACGCGCAATGCCAACCAGGCGTTGGGTGGTACTCCGCAAACCGACTCTGGCGGATATCTGTACGAGTACTTTCCTGAAGCTGTCTTTAAGGAAAACCAGATGATCGCGAGCGTCAACGCAAGGGTCACAAAGAATCTGAATTTTGTAGGTTTCTACACGCTGGCATTTGCCAACAGCGACAGTGCCGGCACAAGCGGCAATGCCTCAAATGCCTATGACCTGCTGCAGGATTATGGCCCAGCGGGGTTTGTTTCTCGTAACATGCTGTTTGCGATGGGCAACTATAACGGCCCGTGGAAACTCCGTTTCAATCCCTTCATGATGGCCCAATCCGGGAAGCCGTATAACATCACGCTTCCCACTGACCCATTGAACAATTTTTACAATCAGCGACCTTCTTACGCGACGGCTTCCACGCCGCTGGCCAATCAGGTTGTCACTTCATTTGGAACGCTCGACGTGGCGCCGCTTCCGGGTGAAAAGCTGATTCCAGTGAATCTCGGAAATGGCCCTGCGGCATTCTCCTTCAATCTCAGGGTAAGCAGGGCAATTGGTGTCGGACCAAAGACTGAGGGCGGATCGAGCGCAAACGGTATGGGCGGCGGTCCTCCAGACGGCGGAGGTGGTGGACGACGCGGTGGACCTCCGGGAGGCGGCCTTGGTCCGGGTGGACTCGGTGGAGGCGGTGGCCGTGGCGGCCCTGGTGGGATGTTTGGACCGACAGCCACTGGGCGCAAGTACTCATTGAACTTCAGCGTTCAGGCCCTGAATCTGTTCAACAATATCGACTATGGGCAGCCGACAGGCACAATCATCCCTACGCCCGATCCGAGCACTGGCGTGAATGGTCCCGGAAATCAATTTGGACATTCGACGAGCCTCGCTGGGGGTATGTTCAGTTCCGGTTCCGCGGCGCGGCGCGTGTTTGCACAAGTGGTGTTTTCGTTCTGA
- a CDS encoding sigma-70 family RNA polymerase sigma factor: protein MTMQNPEFEAECIRRILAGEKHLFHDLIRPCERSIYFLLLSLLKNETDVEDVAQETVIKVYQNLDKFRGDAQFRTWVLSIARNEGLGRLRKISSRREDSLEAGTDEQTGDYTPAILTSWREIPVEALEQKELGALLRSAIDGLPEIYRNVVVLRDIEEMDIRQTAAALGISEAAVKVRLHRARALLQRNLAPRLKGFAPKGKGWFGGRT from the coding sequence ATGACCATGCAAAATCCGGAATTCGAGGCCGAATGTATCCGCCGTATCCTGGCGGGCGAAAAGCACCTCTTTCATGACCTGATCCGGCCCTGCGAAAGGTCGATTTACTTCCTTCTTTTGTCGCTCCTCAAGAATGAAACCGACGTGGAAGACGTGGCGCAGGAAACCGTAATCAAGGTCTACCAGAATCTCGACAAGTTTCGCGGGGATGCGCAATTCCGCACCTGGGTGCTCTCCATCGCCCGCAACGAGGGGCTGGGGAGGCTGCGCAAGATAAGCTCTCGCCGCGAAGATTCGCTTGAGGCTGGCACCGACGAACAAACCGGCGATTACACTCCTGCAATCCTCACAAGCTGGCGCGAAATCCCCGTAGAGGCATTGGAACAAAAGGAGTTGGGTGCACTTCTGCGTTCAGCGATCGACGGCCTCCCGGAGATTTACCGTAACGTTGTCGTGCTCAGGGACATCGAAGAGATGGATATCCGCCAAACCGCTGCCGCACTCGGAATCAGCGAGGCCGCGGTTAAGGTTCGTCTGCATCGGGCACGCGCGCTCTTGCAGCGAAACCTGGCTCCACGACTGAAAGGATTTGCCCCCAAAGGGAAAGGCTGGTTCGGGGGGCGCACATGA
- a CDS encoding DoxX family protein, whose product MSDIVNIAQSCYDRFASAMAHLRSPLLLAIRLYWGLQLSIDGWNKLHNLNRVGEYFSTLNLPMPAQTAIFVSLVELIGGFTLAIGLFTRITALVLFINMTVAFLAAEKGAFFAVITDPDKFQGASAYNDWFAALLILILGPGLFAIDTLLRRRFLPDRERAHSPA is encoded by the coding sequence ATGAGCGACATCGTAAACATTGCACAGAGTTGCTATGACCGCTTCGCATCTGCGATGGCACATCTGCGAAGTCCGCTTCTGCTCGCGATCCGGCTCTACTGGGGATTGCAACTTTCCATCGACGGTTGGAACAAACTCCACAATCTGAACCGCGTCGGCGAGTACTTTTCAACGCTCAATCTCCCGATGCCTGCACAGACTGCAATCTTTGTCTCGCTGGTTGAACTTATCGGTGGCTTCACGCTCGCGATCGGCCTCTTCACACGCATCACGGCGCTCGTCCTCTTCATCAACATGACCGTGGCTTTTCTCGCAGCGGAGAAGGGTGCTTTCTTTGCGGTCATTACCGATCCCGACAAGTTCCAGGGTGCGAGCGCTTACAACGATTGGTTCGCCGCTCTCCTCATCCTTATTCTCGGGCCGGGACTCTTCGCCATCGATACGCTACTGCGCCGAAGATTTCTGCCAGACCGTGAGCGCGCACACAGCCCCGCATAA
- a CDS encoding ABC transporter permease: protein MWRRRLRTLLTLAGIGMAMGAFVGLVGFSRSFEQAWRQMYSSGGTDIAVVAQTFLNTSVDQSLSGTLRKMPIVADAAPMSFSFLALTTDLNALSYGWGSDTFEFSAISMVAGRRFRDGQPEIILGELLADSTKKHVGDTLEIQGSSFKVVGVFHGNNALEAGAVIMPLDQMQKLSSLEGKVTAIHVRLKPAPAGESAEHYIARAKAQIEAALPGLRAVPAAERASNNQFVQLAHAMAWGTSSIALLIGILGIANTMAMSVFERTREIGILRALGWNSRRVLLLIQIEAAALGLAGGILGIGFGFLALKVLSRLPQTASVVAATFSIPILVESLAIAVLAGLIAGIIPSWRGARLSPVEALRYD, encoded by the coding sequence TTGTGGCGGAGGCGACTGCGGACTCTGCTGACGCTGGCAGGAATTGGCATGGCAATGGGCGCATTCGTTGGCCTCGTAGGCTTCTCGCGTTCCTTCGAGCAGGCGTGGCGACAGATGTATTCAAGCGGCGGCACCGACATTGCCGTGGTCGCGCAGACTTTTTTGAATACGTCGGTTGATCAGTCTTTGAGCGGGACTTTGCGCAAAATGCCCATCGTTGCCGATGCCGCGCCAATGTCATTCAGCTTTCTTGCACTCACGACGGACTTGAACGCTCTGTCTTATGGCTGGGGCTCAGACACGTTTGAGTTTTCAGCGATATCGATGGTCGCGGGCAGACGCTTTCGTGACGGCCAGCCAGAGATCATTCTTGGCGAACTGCTGGCAGACAGCACTAAAAAGCATGTCGGCGACACGCTTGAAATACAAGGGTCGAGCTTTAAAGTCGTCGGCGTGTTTCATGGCAATAACGCGCTGGAGGCGGGTGCCGTGATCATGCCGCTTGACCAGATGCAGAAATTGAGCAGCCTCGAAGGCAAGGTAACCGCCATCCACGTCCGGCTCAAGCCGGCACCCGCCGGTGAATCGGCAGAGCACTATATCGCGCGAGCCAAAGCGCAGATTGAGGCAGCGCTACCCGGACTTCGGGCCGTGCCCGCTGCCGAGCGTGCCAGCAATAACCAGTTTGTGCAGCTGGCTCACGCGATGGCGTGGGGAACTTCTTCGATTGCCTTGCTGATTGGCATTCTGGGAATCGCAAATACGATGGCGATGTCGGTTTTCGAACGCACGCGCGAAATTGGTATTCTGCGGGCGCTTGGATGGAATAGCCGCCGGGTACTCCTACTGATCCAGATTGAAGCAGCCGCACTCGGCTTAGCCGGAGGCATTCTTGGGATCGGATTTGGATTCCTCGCTCTGAAAGTACTGTCGCGTCTTCCCCAGACGGCGAGCGTGGTTGCTGCCACGTTTTCTATCCCGATTCTGGTGGAGTCACTGGCCATCGCAGTCTTGGCTGGCCTCATCGCAGGGATCATTCCCTCCTGGCGAGGTGCACGGCTGTCGCCCGTCGAGGCACTTCGCTATGACTAA